A window of Apium graveolens cultivar Ventura chromosome 8, ASM990537v1, whole genome shotgun sequence contains these coding sequences:
- the LOC141679456 gene encoding dirigent protein 5-like gives MEGIVKKSCCIFFLMSCLLCANAKITMKEHEPCKRLVLYFHEVMFNGTNTENATAAVVTNATGHFGDFKFGLLVIFDDPMTKDQNLLSSPVARAQGFYFYDMKSTYNAWFSFTLVFNSTEHVGTINIMGADIMDAKTRDLSVVGGTGDFFMTRGIATFSTDTFEGFSYFRIKMDIKLYECY, from the coding sequence ATGGAAGGAATTGTTAAGAAATCTTGTTGCATTTTCTTTCTAATGTCCTGTTTGTTATGTGCTAATGCAAAGATTACCATGAAGGAACATGAGCCATGCAAGCGACTTGTTCTATATTTCCACGAGGTCATGTTCAATGGCACAAACACTGAAAATGCAACAGCTGCAGTTGTCACAAATGCAACTGGCCACTTTGGCGATTTCAAATTCGGATTGCTGGTAATCTTTGATGATCCTATGACGAAAGATCAAAATCTTCTGTCTTCACCTGTGGCACGAGCTCAGGGCTTCTATTTTTACGACATGAAAAGCACATACAATGCTTGGTTTTCCTTCACATTGGTCTTCAATTCAACTGAACACGTTGGTACCATAAACATCATGGGTGCTGATATTATGGACGCAAAAACTAGGGATCTTTCTGTTGTTGGAGGGACTGGGGATTTCTTTATGACACGTGGAATCGCAACTTTTAGTACTGATACTTTTGAGGGTTTTTCATATTTTCGAATAAAGATGGACATAAAGTTGTATGAATGCTATTAA
- the LOC141679458 gene encoding uncharacterized protein LOC141679458 has product MRELKISENYRDKRDRSTSPDERRKMYRHSSSPKKSARGKETNKDSGRPYTSKWQTHTPLVASIDHIYATYAGKGIFRKVAPLTDYNKRDNSKYCAYHEDTGHDTTDCRQLKDEIETLIRQGKLTEWVVKEVRRHRTDYHTVPPPPSEEKERPEGNGYAREAKDKPLTNINHLSQRPPELFEREADDIVFRENDAKWVHYPYTDVVVIKMKIGTVNVHRAMVDTRSSAGVLTYDAYKKLGLLDRELTSTGGYLYGLTGNSIGVKGTIRLQMTIGEEPYVATQIAMFTVVDQPCAYNVIVGRPLMRAMRMVTSIHHMTVKFPTSTGVGFLKSCQYESRVCYNQALRVTESENASKEMDEPGEGDVLMEEEEGRKRVRPEGRSSPIPERKFGYLCMVTL; this is encoded by the exons ATGAGAGAGCTGAAGATCAGCGAGAACTATCGAGATAAGAGAGACCGGTCCACGAGCCCTGATGAGAGGAGAAAGATGTATCGGCATAGCTCAAGCCCCAAAAAGTCTGCCCGGGGTAAAGAGACAAACAAAGATTCGGGGAGGCCTTATACAAGCAAATGGCAGACACACACCCCTCTGGTAGCCTCTATCGACCACATATATGCTACCTATGCTGGGAAGGGGATATTCAGGAAGGTAGCCCCTCTCACAGACTATAACAAGAGGGATAATTCGAAGTATTGCGCATACCATGAGGACACGGGGCACGATACAACTGATTGCAgacaattgaaggatgaaatcGAGACGTTGATAAGGCAAGGGAAGCTTACAGAGTGGGTTGTCAAGGAGGTTCGAAGGCACAGAACTGATTATCATACCGTCCCTCCTCCACCCTCAGAAGAAAAAGAGAGG CCGGAAGGCAATGGATACGCCCGGGAAGCAAAGGATAAGCCCCTCACCAACATCAACCATCTGAGTCAAAGGCCACCGGAGCTCTTTGAAAGAGAGGCTGATGACATCGTATTTAGGGAGAACGATGCCAAATGGGTGCATTACCCTTATACGGATGTCGTGgtcataaaaatgaagattgggaCGGTGAATGTTCACCGAGCAATGGTGGATACCAGGAGCTCGGCTGGTGTTTTGACTTATGATGCCTACAAGAAGCTAGGATTGTTGGATAGAGAATTAACCTCGACAGGTGGATACCTATACGGGTTAACGGGAAACTCGATCGGAGTGAAAGGGACAATTCGGCTTCAAATGACCATAGGAGAAGAGCCCTATGTGGCCACCCAGATCGCTATGTTTACGGTTGTAGATCAGCCTTGTGCCTATAATGTTATAGTGGGCAGACCACTCatgagggcaatgaggatggtgacctcgatcCATCACATGACGGTAAAATTCCCAACCTCCACGGGGGTAGGCTTCTTGAAGAGCTGTCAATATGAATCGAGGGTCTGCTACAACCAGGCACTCAGGGTGACCGAGTCGGAAAATGCGTCAAAGGAGATGGACGAACCGGGTGAAGGCGATGTCCTCATGGAAGAGGAAGAGGGCAGAAAGAGAGTACGTCCTGAGGGAAGATCTAGCCCGATTCCTGAGAGAAAATTTGGATAtctttgcatggtcacactcTGA
- the LOC141676690 gene encoding dirigent protein-like yields MRTQALLLSLFFFLFLIGFSAAHSRKIRSHKPCKRLIFYFHDIIYNGHNAKNATATIVGAPAGGNMTILAGQNHFGNVVVFDDPVTLDNNLHSPPVGRAQGFYMYDKKEIFTAWLGFSMVFNSTQHKGSINFAGADPLMNKTRDISVIGGTGDFFMTRGIATLMTDAYEGEVYFRLKADIKLYECWSL; encoded by the coding sequence ATGAGAACTCAAGCACTTCTTCTTTCCcttttcttcttcctcttcctcaTCGGATTTTCCGCAGCGCATAGTCGAAAAATCCGATCCCACAAACCCTGTAAAAGATTGATCTTTTATTTCCACGACATTATTTACAATGGTCATAATGCTAAAAACGCAACTGCAACAATTGTAGGTGCACCTGCAGGAGGAAACATGACAATCTTAGCCGGACAGAACCATTTCGGCAACGTTGTCGTTTTCGATGACCCTGTAACACTAGACAATAATCTGCATTCTCCACCAGTTGGTCGAGCACAAGGATTTTACATGTATGATAAAAAAGAAATATTCACAGCATGGCTAGGCTTTTCGATGGTGTTCAATTCGACGCAACACAAAGGAAGTATTAATTTTGCAGGAGCTGATCCGTTGATGAACAAGACTAGAGACATATCGGTGATTGGCGGAACTGGAGATTTTTTTATGACACGAGGAATAGCTACATTGATGACTGATGCATATGAAGGTGAAGTCTATTTCAGGCTCAAGGCTGATATTAAGTTGTATGAATGTTGGTCACTTTGA